Sequence from the Thermocoleostomius sinensis A174 genome:
TTAGCCATCGCCCCTTGGTCTATCACCTCCACGACATTATTTCTGCTGAGCATTTTAGTGCAACTAATCGGTCTCTTTTAGTGAACTTGGCAAATCGCTGTGCCTCTCTGGTCATCGCCAACTCTAAAGCGAGCCAAGCGGCCTTTATTAAAGCTGGCGGTCGAGCAGAACTGACTGAGGTCGTGTACAACGGGTTTCAACCTGAGTCTTATTTGGTTGATGAGTCTGAACGATCGCGTTTACGTACAGAATTGGGGCTTGGCGATCGCTTTGTGGTCGGACATTTCAGTCGCTTGTCTCCATGGAAAGGACAACATGTTTTGATTGAAGCACTACACTATTGTCCTGAGGATGTTTCAGTGCTGCTGGTTGGAGACGCTCTGTTTGGTGAAGAAGCCTACAAGGTACAACTCTGGCGACAGATTGCCATGCTAGGACTTAAACCTCGGGTGCAGTTTTTGGGATTTCGCTCAGATATTCCACAATTGATGGCAGCGTGTGATTTGGTAGCACATACTTCGATCGCACCGGAACCCTTTGGTCGCGTCATTGTGGAAGCTATGTTGTCTGGTACAACGGTGGTTGCCGCTGCCGATGGTGGAGCCGTTGAGCTAATCGATCATGCTCAGACTGGATGGTTGTGTCCACCGAATGATCCTCAACAACTGGCTGAGATGGTTGTAATGTGTCGCAACCAGCTAGCGCAAACCCAGGCTATGGCTAAGCACGTTCAAGCAACGGCCAGCCAGCGGTTTAACCTCAGCCATACCAATCACCAAATTGATCAACTATTGCGGCAGGTTTTAGCTTAATCGTCGCGGTTGTCGCAAAGAAGTCGGTACAATGAAGGTCGATACAATCAAATCGATCGAGCGATCACATCCCGCTTATGTATCAAACCGATCCGTCGCTGCCCGCCAAGGAGACGCTGCCCACCATGTATGATCTTCCCAGTGAAGATCCGCAGGAACCTGGTGTGCCCGACGAGTTTCATCTGTTTCAACCGCGATTGCTGCAAGAGACTTTCTGTCCTCCTAATTATCCTGTTGAGCAGGTTTTTACAGCGAGTGATCTCAACCTTTACTATGATGTGCGTCATCCGCTGTGGTACAAACGCCCTGATTGGTTTGCGGTCGTTGGAATCTCTAGACTGTACGAAGAACACGATTTGCGGTTGAGCTATGTGATCTGGCAGGAAGAGGTAGCCCCTTTAGTGGTGGTGGAATTGTTGTCGCCTGGAACAGAAACCGAAGATTTAGGCCAAACAACCCGCGAAATTAATCAACCGCCGACTAAGTGGTCTGTTTATGAACAAATTTTGCGCGTTCCGTATTACGTTGTGTTCGATCGCTACACGAACCAGCTTCAGGCATTTCAACTGATTGATCGCCATTACCAGAAACTCCTCTTTGATGGCTCGCCGATCTGGATTGCTGAGCTGGAATTAGGGTTAGGACTGTGGTACGGACGTTATCAAGGCGTTGAACGGCTATGGCTACGCTGGTGTGATGGAGATGCGAATTGGATTCCAACTCCCGTCGAAGCAGAACGTTCACGAGCCGAAGCAGAACGTTTGCGGGCCGAAGCAGAACGTTCACGAGCCGAAGCAGAACGTTTGCGGGCTGAACGCTTAGCCGAACGCTTGAGGAGTTTAGGGGTTGATCCAAATCAGCTGTGAGGAATGACTCGTGAGC
This genomic interval carries:
- a CDS encoding glycosyltransferase, whose translation is MKILFLDQSGKPGGAELCLLDIARSYHDRSLIALFSDGTFKEILEQYQVPVRVLSKQGINIRKDYNAVQGIGQIGQLLPILIQVTKLSYQFDLIYANTPKALIVGAIASLISHRPLVYHLHDIISAEHFSATNRSLLVNLANRCASLVIANSKASQAAFIKAGGRAELTEVVYNGFQPESYLVDESERSRLRTELGLGDRFVVGHFSRLSPWKGQHVLIEALHYCPEDVSVLLVGDALFGEEAYKVQLWRQIAMLGLKPRVQFLGFRSDIPQLMAACDLVAHTSIAPEPFGRVIVEAMLSGTTVVAAADGGAVELIDHAQTGWLCPPNDPQQLAEMVVMCRNQLAQTQAMAKHVQATASQRFNLSHTNHQIDQLLRQVLA
- a CDS encoding Uma2 family endonuclease translates to MYQTDPSLPAKETLPTMYDLPSEDPQEPGVPDEFHLFQPRLLQETFCPPNYPVEQVFTASDLNLYYDVRHPLWYKRPDWFAVVGISRLYEEHDLRLSYVIWQEEVAPLVVVELLSPGTETEDLGQTTREINQPPTKWSVYEQILRVPYYVVFDRYTNQLQAFQLIDRHYQKLLFDGSPIWIAELELGLGLWYGRYQGVERLWLRWCDGDANWIPTPVEAERSRAEAERLRAEAERSRAEAERLRAERLAERLRSLGVDPNQL